DNA from Leptospira bandrabouensis:
GGTAATTGTATGAATGTCGGCAATAGCCACGTCTCTTGAATGCAAACGATCAAAATCTTCGTTAGCGATAAAACCTTTGGCAATTAATTTTGTTTTTGATGATTCAAAGCTTTTTAACTTTGCAATCGTAAGTCTTTGCAGGACAGACACTAGGACAAGTACGGCAACAAGTAATATTAACAAGAATACCCAATGTTCATAGGTATTCATTTTTTCTTCTAACAATCGTATTTCTTCTACAGAATACGCTTTCATTACTTGTGCAAATATCATCCAGCCAACATCCTCATTGAAAAACCTATACTTTCATTGTCGACCCACTGTTTAGAGAAAAATACCACTCCTTTCGAAAAGAGATCGACTCTTGACAGTACGTTCCCTATTTTTTGCACTATGTCGGGTTACAAATCTTTACTCAGCATTTTAATGTTTCTATTCGTTTTTCCCATATTTGCTCAAAATCACTGGGACAACTACATACACGAAAAAAACGAAGGTTCCACCTATCTAATATTTGGTGATAATGTCAATCTAAGAGAATCAAATAATATAAATTCTAAAGTTTTAAAGAAACTTTCTATAGGCGATTCTGTCAAAATTCTCTCAAAAACGAACCAAATTTTAGAACAGAATTCAGTAAAAGAATATTGGTATAAAATCCAATCTGAAAAAGACATCGGATATGTATGGGGTGGATTAATCTCTGATTATTCATTCGAATGGAATGACAAAACCATATTAGCACGAAACCTAGGTATACGTTTAGGGAAACTGGAACTAAAACTAATCCAAAACAATCAAATAATATCTAATGGCAGTTGGGACGTTGGACCCATGAGCAATGAAGGATGGAACCATACAATTTATCAACCTACATCCTTTGCACCAGCCCCCGTTGCCGTTTTTGGAATAAGGTATCTTATATTTTCAGAAATTGAATACGGATATACAAACGAACAAATTTTCACAATAGATAAAGATCTAAAATTTGTTCCACAGTTTTCTTGGAATCCTGGTGCTTGTGATCCTCCTTCTTGTGCAGAAACTTGGCTTATTTTTCCCAATGAAAATTTACCTGCCGACAAAAGAATCAACCGTAAACTTACCAAAGGAAAACCAAATACAATCATCGAATTAACTCATAGTTTTGATGTCGATGATGAAAGTTCCCATGAATACTTCCAATCCGAATACAACTGGGATGGAACGATCTTTCAAAAAAAAGGAAAATAACGTAACCAATGAATAAAATAATCAGCTTCGTCACCATTTTTGTTTTTACTATCCCTGTCTTTGCATGGAATAACCACGCAGGAATTACCTATTTAATTTTAAAAGACCATTGGAAAGGCCAACCTACCCCTTTAGTCAAAGTAGAATCTTTAAAGACATTTTTATCAAAAGAAAAATCGTCCATCCAAGAAAGTTTGTCTATTTCGGAAGAATGGGCAAAAAATCGTCTTCCTCACCTAACTCCTACTAACGAAAGTTTAAAGTTTTCTAAAACAACAAAGGATACAGATCTTATTGTTAGTTTTTATAAAGCACTTCGTGTGAACCCAAACCACAAGGCTTCGCTTTATATACAATCTGTTGCCAAACGTGGTGGGACAAAACTACCTTTGGAC
Protein-coding regions in this window:
- a CDS encoding SH3 domain-containing protein, translated to MFLFVFPIFAQNHWDNYIHEKNEGSTYLIFGDNVNLRESNNINSKVLKKLSIGDSVKILSKTNQILEQNSVKEYWYKIQSEKDIGYVWGGLISDYSFEWNDKTILARNLGIRLGKLELKLIQNNQIISNGSWDVGPMSNEGWNHTIYQPTSFAPAPVAVFGIRYLIFSEIEYGYTNEQIFTIDKDLKFVPQFSWNPGACDPPSCAETWLIFPNENLPADKRINRKLTKGKPNTIIELTHSFDVDDESSHEYFQSEYNWDGTIFQKKGK